Proteins from one Anopheles nili chromosome 2, idAnoNiliSN_F5_01, whole genome shotgun sequence genomic window:
- the LOC128720322 gene encoding uncharacterized protein LOC128720322, with product MPYQSKHHHERHWGPFFEEPVNVTSGAALQVGYHLSTEAILNCRVGMLKDKTVMWIRRTTDKVSLLTVGNNTYSGDPRIRVKFQYPNNWRLHINPIKSDDAGLYMCQVSTHPPRVFATNLTVLEPAVRIVDEMGYEFFDRYYKLGSTIDIACQVSVSYLASLPPSAKQPTTQQQRSSKASSGPSIANSLSPTASGNEWSKHANEQENKPMPDVTERGLISWTKDGAELPKDVKMSFSGTQQWLISRLSILQANRVHSGVYNCTVAGKHGTSAQVQVLNGETPAAVQHNFGPRLAAFVLIGDRTALVAIIWCVLLNNLM from the exons ATGCCTTATCAGAGCAAGCATCATCACGAGCGTCACTGGGGACCTTTTTTCGAGGAACCGGTCAACGTGACTTCCGGGGCGGCCTTGCAGGTTGGATATCACTTATCAACGGAGGCCATCCTCAACTGTAGAGTAGGAATGCTTAAGGATAAAACG GTGATGTGGATCCGGAGGACCACCGATAAGGTGTCGTTACTCACCGTGGGCAATAATACGTACAGCGGGGACCCGAGGATAAGGGTCAAATTTCAATATCCCAATAATTGGAGGCTACATATCAACCCGATCAAATCAGACGACGCCGGACTGTACATGTGCCAGGTGTCGACGCATCCGCCGCGGGTTTTCGCAACGAACCTGACCGTCTTAG AGCCCGCCGTCAGAATAGTGGACGAAATGGGGTACGAGTTCTTCGATCGTTACTACAAATTGGGCAGCACGATCGATATCGCGTGCCAAGTGTCGGTGTCGTATCTGGCGAGTCTTCCTCCCAGCGCGAAGCAACCGACAACACAGCAACAACGATCATCGAAGGCCTCTAGCGGTCCTTCCATAGCTAACTCCCTGAGCCCAACTGCATCGGGGAACGAGTGGTCGAAGCACGCCaatgaacaagaaaacaaaccgatgCCCGATGTCACGGAGAGAGGGTTGATTAGCTGGACCAAGGATGGCGCCGAGCTGCCGAAGGACGTCAAGATGAGTTTTAG TGGCACCCAGCAGTGGCTCATCAGCCGGTTATCGATTCTGCAGGCAAATCGTGTCCACAGCGGCGTCTACAACTGCACCGTCGCCGGCAAACACGGTACGTCGGCTCAGGTGCAGGTCCTGAACG GTGAAACTCCGGCCGCAGTTCAGCATAATTTCGGCCCACGGTTGGCAGCATTTGTCCTGATCGGGGATCGTACGGCACTGGTGGCAATAATCTGGTGCGTCTTGCTAAACAATTTAATGTAG